In one Niveibacterium umoris genomic region, the following are encoded:
- a CDS encoding ATP-binding protein produces MISSDQIAIYELVKNSLDARATRIEVHVRITLPRSEYLSIRKILERSAQKNERLSRDMVRQMLEAGVEPTAAKADRDAFLDRALSPSSGDYIQALDAAYEVCNWIEISDDGGGMSFEDLGGIYLTIGTTHRLDDRLRGSAHTVLGEKGIGRLSAVRLGDQLHVLTSKKGDRTLHELKIDWATIKRNPHLNLDDFPAAPNVGPKKKKASDHGTIIRMSNLTSEWSIEKMESLAKTDFAKLVDPFLTSFSRPNVRLYFNEQSVDIPSFQTRQLTYAHARCSASFALDADGQPVLSGEVTYKSYGQSKTFSLEGVHLLSALTLKGKRPKTGEEFRPAVTLMQGLASLGSFEMEAHWFNRQKLRLDKPDGYEAALQWLTRWGGGLLLYRDHYRVYPYAEPRDDWLDLDGIALATQGYKMNRKQLVGAVRISSRGNPQLQDQTNREGLRDTEEKAALIALLRHILVVEFKSYLNAVEGAQDESAAKEFPKLEKRLEEAQKQALKQVQHLRTKVKAPEDVAAINTLLARMTDMSEAWERSKMTVRAYEEDIDKYVHLAGVGLMTEFIFHELARLSANALKLLQTYKSSNATENRQLRNLRDQLSTLERRIRVLDPLSTPGRQRKESFDLVQMLRDVVEMHEPQFGRHGIRVDLTGLGKTVVLIKAVRGQLLQIVENFISNSVYWLKLLATTTKFEPVISFSIDRAANTLTVLDNGPGIPEDRGDEVFNAFFTTKPSGEGRGMGLYIAKKLAEGNAMEIGLAEADEDRIHHGFVVSYRGARDGGS; encoded by the coding sequence TTGATCAGCTCCGACCAGATTGCAATCTATGAGTTGGTGAAGAACTCGTTAGATGCGCGGGCAACTCGCATAGAGGTCCACGTTCGCATCACATTGCCCCGCAGTGAATACCTCAGCATTCGCAAAATACTTGAGCGATCGGCCCAGAAGAACGAAAGGCTCTCTCGGGACATGGTTCGGCAAATGCTCGAAGCCGGCGTGGAGCCCACGGCTGCGAAGGCGGACCGTGATGCATTCCTAGATAGGGCGCTGTCGCCTTCAAGCGGGGATTACATTCAGGCACTTGATGCCGCCTACGAAGTCTGCAATTGGATCGAGATTTCTGACGATGGTGGTGGCATGTCGTTCGAGGATCTTGGTGGCATCTACCTCACGATTGGCACCACTCACCGCCTGGATGATCGACTGCGCGGCAGCGCCCACACAGTGCTCGGAGAAAAGGGCATCGGCCGCCTCTCTGCCGTGCGCCTTGGAGATCAACTTCACGTCTTGACGTCCAAGAAGGGCGACAGAACGTTGCACGAACTCAAGATCGACTGGGCTACGATCAAGCGCAATCCACACCTCAACCTAGACGACTTCCCAGCAGCTCCTAACGTCGGCCCGAAGAAGAAAAAAGCGTCTGACCACGGCACGATCATCCGCATGTCCAACCTGACGAGCGAGTGGTCGATCGAAAAGATGGAGTCTCTTGCGAAGACAGATTTCGCTAAGTTGGTGGATCCGTTCCTGACTTCGTTCAGCCGCCCGAATGTGCGGCTGTACTTTAATGAACAGTCAGTCGACATCCCTTCGTTTCAGACGCGTCAGCTCACATACGCGCATGCGCGATGCTCAGCGAGTTTCGCGCTCGATGCTGACGGGCAACCTGTCCTATCGGGTGAGGTGACGTACAAGTCCTACGGACAGAGCAAAACCTTCAGCCTGGAGGGGGTGCATCTTCTCAGCGCACTGACTTTGAAAGGAAAGCGTCCGAAGACCGGCGAGGAATTCCGGCCGGCGGTTACCCTGATGCAGGGTCTTGCGAGCCTTGGCTCTTTTGAGATGGAGGCGCATTGGTTTAACCGGCAGAAGCTTCGCCTCGATAAGCCTGATGGCTATGAAGCCGCCCTGCAGTGGTTGACGCGCTGGGGCGGAGGGTTACTGCTTTATCGCGATCACTATCGTGTCTATCCGTACGCGGAGCCGCGTGACGACTGGCTTGATCTGGACGGCATTGCGTTGGCCACGCAGGGCTACAAGATGAATCGAAAACAGCTGGTCGGTGCGGTTCGGATTTCTAGTCGTGGCAATCCACAGCTCCAGGATCAGACCAATCGGGAAGGCTTGCGCGACACGGAAGAAAAGGCGGCGCTGATCGCGCTATTGCGCCACATCTTAGTGGTCGAGTTCAAGAGCTACCTCAACGCTGTTGAGGGGGCACAGGACGAGTCGGCTGCCAAAGAGTTTCCGAAGCTGGAGAAGCGCCTGGAGGAGGCCCAGAAGCAAGCGTTGAAACAGGTCCAGCATCTGAGAACCAAGGTAAAAGCTCCAGAAGACGTTGCAGCGATCAACACTCTGCTTGCTCGCATGACGGACATGTCGGAAGCCTGGGAGCGTTCGAAGATGACCGTTCGTGCCTATGAGGAGGACATTGACAAGTACGTCCATCTCGCGGGCGTCGGCCTAATGACGGAGTTCATCTTCCATGAATTGGCGCGCCTTTCCGCAAACGCCTTGAAGTTGCTGCAGACCTACAAGTCGAGCAACGCCACCGAAAACCGCCAGCTTCGGAACCTGCGAGATCAACTGAGCACTCTCGAGAGGCGGATCCGGGTCTTGGATCCTTTGTCGACGCCGGGGCGTCAAAGGAAGGAATCGTTTGACCTAGTTCAGATGCTGCGGGATGTCGTTGAAATGCACGAACCCCAATTTGGGCGCCATGGAATCCGAGTAGACCTGACCGGTCTGGGCAAGACGGTCGTGCTGATTAAGGCCGTCCGCGGGCAGCTTCTGCAGATCGTAGAAAACTTCATCTCCAATTCGGTTTATTGGCTCAAGCTGCTTGCGACAACGACGAAGTTCGAGCCCGTCATTAGCTTCAGCATCGACAGGGCTGCCAACACACTCACCGTTTTGGACAACGGTCCTGGTATCCCAGAAGACCGCGGCGATGAAGTATTCAATGCGTTCTTCACGACCAAGCCTTCTGGCGAAGGTCGCGGGATGGGTTTGTATATCGCGAAGAAGCTTGCGGAAGGTAATGCGATGGAAATCGGACTTGCGGAAGCCGATGAAGACCGGATCCATCATGGATTCGTTGTCAGCTATAGAGGGGCAAGGGATGGAGGCTCTTGA
- a CDS encoding phosphoadenosine phosphosulfate reductase family protein, giving the protein MASEKRVRHILSLSGGKDSAALAIYLRDRVPEMEYIFSDTRKELPETYEYLQRISNYLGREVTHLNADVGFDHWYDMYGGMIPSNHRRWCTRALKLKPFEQHCGNDEVVNYVGLRADEDRSGYISHKPNIKAVYPFREDGLVLRDIEEILRTSGVGMPPYTRWGRTRSGCYFCFYQQKIEWVRLKETHPDLYEKAKAYEKPYEKTGNFFTWSQGESLAELERPERMEEIKREHVIRIERKAQRRENVTLMEVFAQADSAELPEDDDDQGCLVCQL; this is encoded by the coding sequence ATGGCAAGCGAGAAGCGGGTTAGGCACATCCTCAGCTTGTCCGGTGGGAAGGACAGTGCGGCGTTGGCCATCTACCTGCGCGACCGCGTGCCGGAGATGGAATACATCTTCAGTGACACGCGCAAGGAGCTTCCCGAAACCTACGAGTATCTCCAGCGCATCTCGAACTACCTCGGTAGGGAGGTAACGCATCTCAATGCGGACGTCGGGTTCGACCACTGGTACGACATGTACGGCGGCATGATTCCGTCCAATCACCGGCGTTGGTGTACGCGGGCATTGAAGCTCAAGCCTTTCGAACAACATTGCGGCAACGACGAGGTCGTGAACTACGTGGGGCTGCGCGCTGACGAGGACCGCAGCGGCTACATCAGCCACAAGCCGAACATCAAGGCGGTCTATCCGTTTCGCGAAGACGGGCTGGTGTTACGCGACATCGAGGAGATCTTGCGGACTTCCGGCGTGGGCATGCCGCCTTATACACGCTGGGGACGCACCCGATCAGGCTGCTACTTTTGCTTCTACCAACAAAAGATCGAGTGGGTCCGCCTCAAGGAAACGCACCCGGATCTGTACGAAAAGGCCAAGGCGTACGAGAAGCCATACGAGAAGACCGGTAACTTCTTCACGTGGAGCCAGGGGGAAAGCCTGGCAGAGCTAGAGCGGCCGGAACGCATGGAGGAAATTAAGCGCGAGCACGTGATCCGCATTGAGCGCAAGGCGCAGCGCCGTGAGAACGTGACGCTGATGGAGGTATTCGCCCAGGCGGATTCCGCCGAGCTACCGGAGGACGATGATGATCAAGGATGCCTCGTATGTCAGCTGTAA